In Raphanus sativus cultivar WK10039 chromosome 5, ASM80110v3, whole genome shotgun sequence, the following proteins share a genomic window:
- the LOC108857564 gene encoding cytochrome b561 and DOMON domain-containing protein At3g07570 has product MRLYSSVSFIFFGLISFQLLPLSIQQATESCNSTLPLNDLTFDTTLLQCVEAWTPRNYILRYARTAQNTWSFILSAPDASSFIGIGFSTNGQMIGASAVVGWLPTDGSGGQAKQYLLGGKSPGQVTPDRGDLSIVNGSLKVESVSSRIYMSFQLTADVPRPSLLYALGPAGFFPTSPGFGLREHRDMTTTTVDYNTGSQTVVKGSPYSKLRKTHGLLNMFGWGILIIIGALVARHMKQWKPTWFYAHIALQTTGFILGLTGIICGLVLENRTKANNVSKHKGLGITILVMGILQVLALLARPDKDSKYRKYWNWYHHNVGRVMIILAISNIFYGIHLGKAGSSWNVGYGFAVAVLALAAIGLEVKKFMNK; this is encoded by the exons ATGAGGCTTTATTCCTCTGTCTCCTTCATATTCTTCGGCTTAATCTCTTTTCAACTTCTACCTCTCTCCATTCAGCAAGCTACGGAATCATGCAATTCAACTCTACCTCTCAACGACCTCACCTTCGACACAACCCTCCTTCAATGCGTCGAAGCTTGGACTCCCCGTAATTACATCCTCCGA TATGCTAGAACGGCGCAGAACACATGGAGCTTCATCTTATCGGCTCCAGACGCCAGCTCCTTCATCGGGATCGGGTTCTCCACCAACGGTCAGATGATCGGAGCCAGCGCGGTCGTCGGGTGGCTACCAACCGACGGCAGCGGAGGGCAGGCGAAACAGTACTTGCTCGGAGGGAAATCTCCAGGCCAGGTGACGCCCGACCGAGGCGATCTGAGTATCGTCAACGGGTCGTTGAAGGTCGAGTCGGTGTCTTCGCGTATTTACATGAGTTTTCAGCTCACGGCTGACGTGCCGCGGCCGAGTCTTCTCTACGCCTTGGGACCTGCCGGGTTCTTTCCAACTTCGCCGGGTTTTGGTTTGAGGGAGCACCGCGACATGACCACCACGACTGTCGATTATAATACAG gtTCGCAGACTGTGGTTAAGGGTTCACCGTATTCTAAGCTAAGAAAGACACATGGGCTGCTGAACATGTTCGGCTGGGGGATATTAATCATCATCGGCGCTTTAGTGGCTCGACACATGAAGCAATGGAAGCCGACTTGGTTCTACGCCCATATCGCTCTCCAAACCACTGGTTTTATTCTCGGTTTAACTGGTATCATTTGCGGTTTGGTTCTTGAAAACCGTACCAAGGCCAACAATGTCTCCAAGCACAAAGGCCTTGGGATAACAATACTTGTCATGGGCATTCTCCAG GTCCTAGCGTTGTTGGCTCGACCGGACAAAGATTCCAAATACAGAAAATATTGGAATTGGTATCATCATAACGTAGGAAGAGTTATGATAATACTTGCTATTTCCAACATCTTCTATGGTATTCACTTAGGTAAAGCTGGTTCTTCATGGAACGTCGGCTATGGTTTTGCGGTTGCAGTTTTGGCTTTGGCTGCTATTGGATTAGAAGTCAAAAAGTTTATGAACAAGTGA
- the LOC108856464 gene encoding uncharacterized protein LOC108856464 encodes MELTCLSKGDGFHYPPCHMLNLSGFRILIDCPLDLLATTIFSPVPCDVGTEASAYPTPEEDDAQNPLQKKQKLEERQMTPDDLVCAEPWYKTVKALHLWEVSLIDIVLISNPMGLLGLPFLTQNPRFCAKIYMTEATAKIGQLMMEDLVSMHMEFRRLHGPPEDSSFPWWTKNLDGKDVPALLKNVVFGENGDDLGSWMRLYSLDDIKSCMKKVQSLKFAEEVCYNGTLIIKALSSGLDIGACNWLINGPNGSLSYVSDSIFVSHHAKSFDIDGLRGTDVMIYSGFSCLQTAEMTESDCISTISENNDGSLAASLLDNEESLEELEKLAFVCSCAAESADAGGSTLITITRVGIVLQLLELLSNSLESSSLKVPIFVISSVAEELLAYANTIPEWLCEQRQEKLISGEASFGHLKFIKDKKIHLFPAIHSPNLITSWQEPCIVFAPHWSLRLGPSVQLFQRWRGDPKSLLVLEDGGISSGLGLLPFRPISMKILQCSFLSGIRLQKLPALVSLLKPKIVLVPDVVNQRINLSSVKTKAILNYSENMTLSVARVVDNADVEIMAELATKLSWKKLRQRENFGIARLKGDLVMENGKQRLVSGLDQEESSGKARSLRHWGAVAPETLLDALMKMSIIGSIEHSRGENGAEDKSIIYITNPSGGMIETSEMGTTIITDDKTVASKIFQAIDGLLDGL; translated from the exons ATGGAACTG ACTTGTCTGAGCAAAGGAGATGGCTTTCACTACCCGCCTTGTCACATGCTGAACCTAAGTGGTTTCAGGATCTTGATCGACTGCCCTTTGGACCTTTTAGCAACCACAATCTTCTCCCCTGTTCCGTGTGATGTGGGCACTGAAGCTTCTGCATATCCAACACCTGAAGAGGATGATGCTCAGAATCCACTTCAAAAGAAGCAAAAACTGGAGGAGAGACAGATGACTCCTGATGACTTGGTGTGCGCAGAACCGTGGTACAAAACTGTCAAGGCCTTGCATTTATGGGAGGTTTCTTTAATCGATATAGTTCTCATCTCCAACCCCATGGGGTTGCTCGGGTTGCCATTCCTTACTCAAAACCCAAGATTCTGTGCCAAG ATATATATGACTGAAGCAACAGCTAAGATTGGGCAGCTCATGATGGAAGATCTCGTCTCTATGCACATGGAGTTCAGACGCTTACATGGCCCACCTGAAGACTCTAGTTTTCCTTGGTGGACAAAGAATCTAGATGGTAAAGATGTGCCAGCCCTGCTTAAGAATGTTGTCTTCGGTGAGAATGGTGATGATCTAGGGAGTTGGATGCGTCTGTACAG tTTAGATGATATAAAGAGTTGCATGAAGAAGGTTCAATCTCTAAAGTTTGCAGAAGAAGTTTGTTATAATGGGACGTTGATCATTAAGGCCCTAAGTTCAGGTCTAGATATAGGGGCTTGCAATTGGTTGATCAACGGACCTAATGGGAGTCTAAGTTATGTGTCAGACTCCATCTTTGTTTCACATCATGCGAAAAGTTTCGACATTGATGGACTAAGAGGAACCGATGTGATGATTTACTCTGGTTTCTCATGCCTCCAAACCGCAGAAATGACCGAGAGTGATTGTATATCAACAATCAG TGAGAATAATGACGGGAGCTTGGCTGCTTCGTTACTAGACAATGAAGAAAGCTTAGAAGAGCTAGAGAAACTAGCTTTTGTTTGCTCATGTGCTGCAGAGTCTGCGGATGCTGGTGGCTCAACCTTGATAACGATAACTAGAGTGGGGATAGTTCTGCAGCTCCTTGAGCTATTGTCAAATTCCCTTGAGTCCTCTTCTCTAAAG GTTCCAATCTTTGTAATATCTTCTGTGGCAGAAGAGCTATTGGCGTACGCAAACACCATACCAGAGTGGCTATGCGAGCAACGTCAGGAGAAG TTAATTTCAGGAGAAGCATCATTTGGTCATCTTAAATTCATTAAAGACAAGAAGATCCATTTGTTTCCTGCCATTCACTCACCCAACTTAAT AACAAGTTGGCAAGAACCATGCATCGTGTTTGCTCCTCACTGGAGTTTGCGGCTTGGTCCTTCTGTCCAACTTTTTCAGCGTTGGCGTGGAGATCCAAAATCATTGCTTGTTCTCGAG GACGGTGGTATAAGTTCAGGTTTAGGACTTCTCCCCTTCAGACCAATCTCTATGAAGATTCTCCAATGTTCATTTCTTTCTGGAATTAG GTTGCAGAAGCTCCCAGCACTTGTTTCCCTTTTGAAGCCAAAGATTGTTTTG GTCCCTGATGTTGTCAACCAGAGGATCAATCTTTCTTCAGTGAAGACAAAAGCTATCCTGAATTACTCTGAGAACATGACGCTAAGTGTGGCAAGAGTTGTAGACAATGCAGACGTAGAGATAATGGCAGAGTTAGCCACCAAGTTGAGCTGGAAGAAACTCAGACAGCGTGAAAACTTTGGTATTGCGAGGTTAAAAGGTGACCTTGTGATGGAGAATGGGAAACAGAGATTGGTTTCCGGGTTGGATCAGGAAGAAAGTTCAGGAAAGGCTCGGTCACTTAGGCATTGGGGCGCTGTGGCTCCTGAAACACTTTTGGATGCGTTAATGAAGATGAGTATAATCGGATCTATAGAACACAGCAGAGGTGAGAATGGAGCAGAAGACAAGAGCATAATCTATATAACAAATCCTAGCGGTGGAATGATAGAGACCTCAGAGATGGGTACTACTATTATAACAGACGATAAGACTGTAGCCTCTAAGATCTTCCAGGCGATTGATGGACTTCTTGACGGCTTATAG
- the LOC108856994 gene encoding uncharacterized protein LOC108856994 isoform X1, producing the protein MLRTRLLWFTLGFSVTGASIAHLVWRDLYAERFAISSDMKEKFGALESRVSGLESGSGHDNPSPAQEQKEVI; encoded by the exons atgttGAGAACTCGGCTTCTCTGGTTTACGCTTGGGTTTTCCGTCACCGGAGCTTCTATCGCTCATCTCGTGTGGCGCGATCTCTATGCCGAACGTTTCGCTATTTCCTCTGAT ATGAAAGAGAAATTCGGAGCTCTGGAATCTAGGGTTTCAGGTCTGGAGTCTGGCTCCGGTCACGACAACCCGAGTCCAGCTCAG GAACAAAAGGAAGTCATATAA
- the LOC108863511 gene encoding peroxisomal membrane protein 13 isoform X2, translating into MASSGGSPPPKPWEKDGNNNTSGGPKPFRPPSNTRTAASVEASGTANPGELVSSLNRTNTAANLSRPVPARPWDHQNYGSTYGGGYGSNLGMNSGYGSGTYGSGLGGYGSSYGGGMYGGSSMYNRGGMYGGGGGLYGSSGMYGGSFGGGYGMGMGTGMGMGTGMGMGMGMGMSPYVGQDPNDPFNQPPSPPGFWISFLRVMQGAVNFFGRVAMLIDQNTQAFHFFMSALLQLFDRSGMLYGELARFVLRMLGVRTKPPKMQQQPQGPNGLPIPHQPHGNQNYIEGPKAPAPGGGGWDNVWGN; encoded by the exons ATGGCGTCGTCAG GTGGTAGTCCTCCTCCTAAGCCTTGGGAAAAAGATGGAAACAACAACACATCTGGTGGTCCTAAGCCTTTCAGGCCTCCTTCTAATACCCGCACTGCTGCTTCTGTTGAGGCTTCTGGCACTGCGAATCCCGGTGAACTAGTTTCGTCTCTTAATAGGACTAACACAGCTGCTAATTTGAGTAGACCTGTTCCAGCTAGACCTTGGGACCACCAGAACTATGGAAGCACTTATGGTGGT GGTTATGGCTCAAACCTAGGTATGAACTCTGGTTATGGTTCGGGTACATATGGTTCAGGGTTAGGTGGGTATGGTTCGTCTTATGGGGGTGGAATGTATGGTGGTAGTAGCATGTATAATAGAGGAGGTatgtatggtggtggtggtggtctcTATGGAAGTTCAGGCATGTATGGTGGCAGTTTTGGTGGTGGTTATGGTATGGGTATGGGGACGGGGATGGGGATGGGGACGGGGATGGGAATGGGAATGGGAATGGGAATGAGTCCTTACGTTGGTCAAGATCCAAACGACCCTTTTAATCAACCTCCATCTCCACCTGGCTTCTGGATATCATTTCTCCGTGTG ATGCAAGGTGCTGTGAATTTCTTTGGCCGCGTAGCGATGCTGATTGACCAAAACACCCAGGCCTTTCACTTTTTCATGTCTGCCCTTCTTCAGCTCTTTGACCGTAGCGGTATGTTATATGGAGAATTAGCAAGATTTGTATTGCGTATGCTTGGTGTGAGAACAAAGCCTCCAAAGATGCAGCAGCAGCCACAAGGGCCTAATGGACTCCCTATACCCCACCAGCCACATGGAAACCAGAACTACATCGAGGGTCCTAAAGCCCCTGCACCAGGTGGTGGTGGTTGGGATAATGTATGGGGAAACTAA
- the LOC108863346 gene encoding formin-like protein 10, producing the protein MEALIIFFLLSCAATHLPCASPASFSRRHLSQAPPVTDPSTSSPGGLPFFPADGLSSSPPPPPPPLPPLPMPPPTPLPPSSPTYATFPANISALVLPRSPKPHAASKTLLIPLISAVLAVATAVGAALFLYGRCRGQNGNFKDDSKTTAASSSDIIINTSEQAPSPLPRNNNTENKLTVSASATSSDVLYLGNLATTSGFVKPESPEISPLPPLSSSHKSHNFHQQSSEEEDDDHFYSPLASLAGKESREQRNYSPSLSSTSDSPATSPSVNIARSNNKRHHVVPSLRMFTLWNHQNLGSFPRISSASTSPERGGGTIRTPDDHAYARSSMYSSVSTTPDRFFFRKVLETASPPRWNDFSRNVKSLFLSSASSPARDFCIDVSESSTKLKSVPPPPPPERPPPEMPAPPPLVPPSQSFMVHKSGKKLSWDATAKVKPLPWERVRPRKNTWDSLKFSSLNANPKQRSLSCDLPMLNQESRVFLDPRKSQSIAFLLSTLHLTTDDVCQALRDGQYEALGVELLESLSRVAPSEEEEKRLKSCSDDDEDDSVIKLAPSERFLKDLLNVPFVFKRIDALLFLATFDSKIEQLKQSFGVIQAACEELRTSRMLLKLTEVVLETGMKGVNAQDFKLVALLDGGTTLLRSVVQNIIESQGTKVLQVVRDLSLALVDVKKTAEMDYGVLRSEVSKLYQGVQKVEDLLLTEENGSKFKESLTKFLETAVKETKNIETEDASTLAAVKEITEIFHGDSAKQEAQLLRVFMIVRDFLSVLDKVCKEMEVD; encoded by the exons ATGGAAgctctcatcatcttcttcctgcTATCATGCGCAGCCACTCACTTACCCTGCGCCTCCCCGGCCAGTTTCAGCCGCCGTCACCTCTCGCAAGCTCCTCCTGTAACCGATCCTTCCACATCATCTCCCGGCGGCTTACCTTTCTTCCCAGCCGACGGCTTATCATCCTCCCCTCCTCCGCCACCTCCTCCTCTTCCACCTCTCCCGATGCCTCCACCGACGCCTCTACCGCCGTCCTCCCCCACGTACGCCACTTTTCCGGCGAACATCTCCGCCCTCGTCCTCCCTCGCTCCCCGAAACCGCACGCCGCTTCGAAGACGCTCCTCATCCCGCTTATCTCCGCCGTGCTCGCCGTCGCAACAGCCGTCGGAGCAGCCTTGTTTCTCTACGGACGGTGTCGAGGGCAGAACGGTAATTTCAAAGACGATTCAAAGACGACCGCAGCTTCTTCTTCAGACATAATAATAAACACATCCGAACAAGCTCCAAGTCCCCTTCCAAGAAACAACAACACTGAAAACAAACTCACCGTCTCTGCTTCAGCAACCTCCTCCGATGTTCTCTACCTCGGAAACCTCGCCACTACTTCCGGTTTCGTCAAACCGGAGTCACCAGAGATCTCTCCACTCCCGCCATTGTCGTCGTCTCATAAGAGTCATAACTTCCATCAACAAAGCtccgaagaagaagacgacgaccACTTCTACTCCCCTCTTGCGTCTCTAGCTGGTAAAGAATCACGAGAACAGAGAAACtactctccctctctctcctcaACCTCGGACTCTCCTGCCACGTCACCGTCCGTTAACATAGCAAGGAGCAACAACAAGAGACACCACGTCGTGCCGTCTCTGAGAATGTTCACCCTCTGGAACCATCAGAATCTTGGCTCCTTCCCTCGAATCTCCTCTGCTTCCACTTCACCTGAGAGAGGAGGAGGTACGATTCGAACTCCCGACGACCACGCGTACGCTCGCTCCTCCATGTACTCTTCGGTTTCCACCACTCCTGATCGTTTCTTCTTCCGGAAGGTGCTCGAGACAGCCTCGCCGCCGAGGTGGAACGACTTCAGTCGAAACGTCAAGTCTCTGTTCCTCTCCTCTGCTTCTTCTCCCGCTAGAGATTTCTGTATCGACGTCTCTGAATCTTCTACAAAGCTCAAGTCtgttcctcctcctcctcctccggaaCGGCCTCCGCCTGAAATGCCGGCGCCGCCTCCTCTTGTCCCGCCGTCGCAGTCTTTTATGGTTCACAAGTCTGGAAAAAAACTATCTTGGGATGCAACAGCAAAGGTGAAACCTCTGCCCTGGGAGAGAGTCCGACCACGGAAGAACACATGGGACAGTCTCAAGTTCAGTTCTTTGAATGCTAATCCGAAGCAGAGGAGTCTCAGCTGTGATCTCCCAATGCTGAATCAAGAAAGCAGAGTCTTTTTAGATCCGAGGAAGTCTCAGAGTATTGCTTTTCTACTATCAACTCTTCATCTCACTACAGATGATGTTTGTCAGGCCCTTCGAGATG GTCAATATGAAGCGCTTGGAGTTGAGCTTCTTGAGAGTTTATCAAGAGTGGCGCCGagtgaagaggaagagaagaggcTGAAGAGCtgtagtgatgatgatgaggacgACTCGGTGATCAAGCTTGCTCCATCAGAGAGGTTTCTCAAGGACTTGCTTAATGTGCCTTTTGTGTTCAAAAGGATTGATGCATTGCTCTTTCTTGCTACGTTTGATTCCAAGATTGAACAGTTAAAACAATCATTTGGcgttatacag GCTGCTTGTGAGGAACTACGGACCAGCAGAATGCTATTGAAGCTAACTGAAGTTGTCTTAGAGACAGGAATGAAGGGCGTGAATGCTCAAGACTTCAAACTTGTGGCGTTGTTAGATGGAGGAACCACTCTCTTGCGTTCTGTTGTACAGAACATCATAGAATCACAAGGTACCAAAGTGTTGCAAGTTGTCAGAGATCTCAGTTTAGCGCTTGTAGATGTCAAAAAAACTGCAGAAATGGACTATGGTGTTCTAAGAAGCGAGGTTTCAAAGCTTTATCAAGGAGTCCAGAAAGTTGAGGATCTGCTACTGACTGAGGAGAATGGATCGAAATTCAAGGAGTCACTGACCAAGTTCCTAGAAACCGCTGTGAAGGAGactaaaaatattgaaacaGAAGATGCTTCCACGCTCGCTGCAGTGAAAGAGATCACAGAGATTTTCCATGGAGATTCAGCAAAACAAGAAGCTCAGCTATTGAGAGTGTTCATGATCGTGAGAGACTTTCTGTCTGTTCTAGATAAAGTATGCAAGGAAATGGAGGTTGACTAG
- the LOC108863511 gene encoding peroxisomal membrane protein 13 isoform X1, giving the protein MASSGLLIRSGSPPPKPWEKDGNNNTSGGPKPFRPPSNTRTAASVEASGTANPGELVSSLNRTNTAANLSRPVPARPWDHQNYGSTYGGYGSNLGMNSGYGSGTYGSGLGGYGSSYGGGMYGGSSMYNRGGMYGGGGGLYGSSGMYGGSFGGGYGMGMGTGMGMGTGMGMGMGMGMSPYVGQDPNDPFNQPPSPPGFWISFLRVMQGAVNFFGRVAMLIDQNTQAFHFFMSALLQLFDRSGMLYGELARFVLRMLGVRTKPPKMQQQPQGPNGLPIPHQPHGNQNYIEGPKAPAPGGGGWDNVWGN; this is encoded by the exons ATGGCGTCGTCAGGTTTGTTAATTCGAA GTGGTAGTCCTCCTCCTAAGCCTTGGGAAAAAGATGGAAACAACAACACATCTGGTGGTCCTAAGCCTTTCAGGCCTCCTTCTAATACCCGCACTGCTGCTTCTGTTGAGGCTTCTGGCACTGCGAATCCCGGTGAACTAGTTTCGTCTCTTAATAGGACTAACACAGCTGCTAATTTGAGTAGACCTGTTCCAGCTAGACCTTGGGACCACCAGAACTATGGAAGCACTTATGGTG GTTATGGCTCAAACCTAGGTATGAACTCTGGTTATGGTTCGGGTACATATGGTTCAGGGTTAGGTGGGTATGGTTCGTCTTATGGGGGTGGAATGTATGGTGGTAGTAGCATGTATAATAGAGGAGGTatgtatggtggtggtggtggtctcTATGGAAGTTCAGGCATGTATGGTGGCAGTTTTGGTGGTGGTTATGGTATGGGTATGGGGACGGGGATGGGGATGGGGACGGGGATGGGAATGGGAATGGGAATGGGAATGAGTCCTTACGTTGGTCAAGATCCAAACGACCCTTTTAATCAACCTCCATCTCCACCTGGCTTCTGGATATCATTTCTCCGTGTG ATGCAAGGTGCTGTGAATTTCTTTGGCCGCGTAGCGATGCTGATTGACCAAAACACCCAGGCCTTTCACTTTTTCATGTCTGCCCTTCTTCAGCTCTTTGACCGTAGCGGTATGTTATATGGAGAATTAGCAAGATTTGTATTGCGTATGCTTGGTGTGAGAACAAAGCCTCCAAAGATGCAGCAGCAGCCACAAGGGCCTAATGGACTCCCTATACCCCACCAGCCACATGGAAACCAGAACTACATCGAGGGTCCTAAAGCCCCTGCACCAGGTGGTGGTGGTTGGGATAATGTATGGGGAAACTAA
- the LOC108856993 gene encoding uncharacterized protein LOC108856993 encodes MAASANPSGNNQEGSSAAAQKVSSSSAAAATNGGGVNSVDNNGGTAVDNNSSQQTISALRHNPGISTDWTHEEQSLLEDLLAKYASEPTIVRYAKIAMKMKDKTVRDVALRCRWMTKKENGKRRKEDHSSRKSKDKREKTTDTSAKSSSHLNLHPNGPAYASPMMPLDADDGISFKAIGGVSGDLLEQNAQMFNQVSSNFSAFQIHDNVNILCKARDNILAILNDLNDMPEVMRQMPALPVKLNEELANSILPRPPPPHQRKS; translated from the exons ATGGCGGCAAGCGCGAATCCGTCAGGGAACAACCAGGAAGGTTCGTCGGCGGCGGCGCAGAAGGTATCGTCTTCATCTGCGGCGGCGGCGACGAACGGCGGTGGTGTGAATTCGGTAGATAATAATGGTGGGACGGCGGTGGATAATAATTCGTCGCAGCAGACGATAAGCGCGTTGAGGCATAATCCGGGGATCTCTACGGATTGGACTCACGAGGAGCAATCCTTATTGGAAGATTTGCTCGCAAa GTACGCGTCGGAGCCTACGATTGTTCGGTATGCGAAGATTGCTATGAAAATGAAGGATAAGACTGTTAGAGATGTTGCTCTCCGTTGTAGATGGATGACT AAGAAGGAAAATGGAAAGCGTAGGAAAGAAGACCATTCCTCAAGGAAGAGCAAAGATAAGAGA gaaaaaaCTACGGATACTTCTGCAAAGTCATCATCTCATTTGAATCTGCATCCGAATGGTCCTGCATACGCTTCTCCTATGATGCCGTTAGATGCTGATGATGGCATTTCATTTAAAG CTATTGGTGGTGTGAGTGGAGATCTTCTTGAACAAAATGCTCAGATGTTTAACCAGGTTTCATCGAATTTCTCAGCTTTCCAG ATACATGATAACGTCAATATCTTGTGCAAAGCTCGAGACAATATCCTCGCAATATTGAACGA CTTGAATGACATGCCGGAAGTTATGAGGCAGATGCCAGCTCTTCCTGTGAAGTTGAACGAGGAGCTGGCGAATTCAATCCTCCCTCGTCCTCCACCTCCCCATCAAAGGAAGTCGTGA
- the LOC108856994 gene encoding uncharacterized protein LOC108856994 isoform X2 translates to MLRTRLLWFTLGFSVTGASIAHLVWRDLYAERFAISSDMKEKFGALESRVSGLESGSGHDNPSPAQVES, encoded by the exons atgttGAGAACTCGGCTTCTCTGGTTTACGCTTGGGTTTTCCGTCACCGGAGCTTCTATCGCTCATCTCGTGTGGCGCGATCTCTATGCCGAACGTTTCGCTATTTCCTCTGAT ATGAAAGAGAAATTCGGAGCTCTGGAATCTAGGGTTTCAGGTCTGGAGTCTGGCTCCGGTCACGACAACCCGAGTCCAGCTCAG GTTGAGAGTTGA
- the LOC108863510 gene encoding F-box/LRR-repeat protein 12 produces MENVSVSTTSIIHLPDDCLSFIYQRLDNLEDHDSFGLTCHRFLNIQNTNRRSLQFQCSLSLLIHSSLSQTNPAVNSDHLHRLLARFQWLEHLSLSGCTLLNDSSLASLRYPGARLRSLHLDCCYGVSDDGISTVASFCPNLRVVSLYRCGISDVGLETLARAASSRLRCVNLSYCPLVSDSGVRALSQACLRIESVKISNCKSITGVGFSGSSPSLGYVDAESCCQLEAKGIAGIVSGGGIEFLNVSGAVCNIRRDGLVPIGSGVASKLRVLNLRMCRTVGDESIRAIAKGCPLLQEWNLALCHEVRVLGWEGVGKWCRKLERLHVNRCRNLCDQGLLGIRSGCKSLRMLYMNGNARLTPTAVEMFKLHRGDVTLRSEEVMVIGPDWRLYTRG; encoded by the coding sequence ATGGAGAATGTGTCCGTGTCCACCACCTCCATTATCCACCTCCCTGATGACTGCCTTTCCTTTATCTACCAACGACTCGATAACCTCGAAGACCATGATTCATTCGGTCTAACTTGTCACCGCTTTCTCAACATCCAAAACACCAACCGACGTTCTCTCCAGTTCCAGTGTTCACTATCTCTTCTCATCCATTCGAGTCTCTCTCAGACAAACCCTGCTGTCAACTCAGATCATCTCCACAGGCTTCTCGCTCGTTTCCAGTGGTTAGAGCATCTCTCGCTCTCCGGCTGCACGTTGCTGAACGATTCGAGTCTAGCCTCGCTCAGGTATCCAGGTGCGAGACTGCGTAGTCTACACTTAGATTGCTGCTACGGAGTTTCTGATGACGGGATCTCCACGGTTGCTAGCTTTTGTCCTAATCTGAGAGTGGTTAGTCTCTACCGTTGCGGTATCAGCGACGTTGGGTTGGAGACGCTGGCGAGGGCTGCTTCCTCGCGTTTGAGATGCGTGAATCTCTCGTACTGCCCTCTTGTGTCTGACTCTGGGGTGAGAGCGTTGTCGCAAGCGTGCTTGCGGATCGAGTCTGTGAAGATATCAAACTGCAAGAGCATAACCGGTGTTGGCTTTAGCGGCTCTTCTCCAAGTCTAGGCTATGTGGATGCTGAGTCTTGCTGTCAGCTTGAGGCTAAGGGTATAGCGGGGATCGTCAGCGGAGGTGGGATTGAGTTTCTGAACGTTTCAGGTGCGGTTTGCAACATCCGGAGAGACGGTTTGGTTCCCATTGGGTCTGGGGTTGCGTCGAAACTTAGAGTGTTGAACCTAAGGATGTGCAGAACGGTTGGTGATGAATCCATTAGAGCTATAGCGAAAGGTTGCCCGTTGCTGCAAGAGTGGAACTTGGCTTTGTGTCATGAAGTCAGGGTTTTGGGATGGGAAGGTGTGGGGAAGTGGTGCAGAAAGCTGGAGAGACTCCATGTGAACCGTTGTAGGAACTTGTGTGATCAAGGGCTGCTTGGGATCAGAAGCGGTTGCAAGAGTCTCCGGATGCTGTATATGAACGGGAACGCGAGGCTGACGCCTACGGCGGTTGAGATGTTTAAGTTACACAGAGGAGATGTCACGCTCAGGAGTGAAGAAGTTATGGTTATAGGACCAGACTGGAGACTGTATACACGAGGATGA
- the LOC108838104 gene encoding ubiquitin-like-conjugating enzyme ATG10: MDSAGEVVVNDGKITHEGFTVAARAFSDKWKRHNLSLPPWSWVPLINRTLLKKEEGYLSLEKIIILTSLEESAEEESLDVTAGWSEKEEADDDHTVLVVQNVEDEAHYYDYHIVYSASYMVPMLYFRGYSSDGKPLSLDVIKRDLPSSSVSLLLESKWTFITQEEHPYLNRPWFKLHPCGTEEWIKLLSESSSLNDCRMPIELYLVSWFSVVGQVVGLKIPHEMLI; this comes from the exons ATGGATTCAGCTGGAGAGGTCGTCGTCAACGATGGCAAAATCACTCACGAGGGTTTCACTGTAGCTGCTCGAGCTTTCTCCGATAAATGGAAAAGACATAACCTTTCGCTCCCTCCTTGGTCATGGGTTCctctgatcaaccgaactctGCTTAAG AAGGAGGAAGGTTACTTATCGCTAGAGAAGATCATTATTCTCACTTCGCTTGAG GAAAGTGCTGAAGAGGAGTCTCTAGATGTAACAGCTGGTTGGTCGGAAAAGGAAGAAGCAGATGATGATCACACGGTCTTGGTG GTACAAAACGTTGAAGATGAAGCGCACTACTATGATTACCATATCGTTTACAGTGCATCGTACATGGTTCCTATGCTCTATTTTCGTGGATACTCTAGTG ATGGGAAGCCTCTTTCTTTGGATGTTATCAAAAGAGATCTGCCCTCCAGCTCTGTTAGTCTTTTGTTGGAGTCTAAGTGGACTTTTATAACACAGGAG GAGCATCCCTATTTGAACAGGCCGTGGTTCAAGCTGCATCCATGTGGGACTGAGGAATGGATCAAGCTGCTTTCCGAAAGCAGCAGCTTAAATGACTGTCGGATGCCGATTGAGTTGTACTTAGTTTCATGGTTCTCTGTTGTTGGGCAGGTGGTTGGTCTTAAAATCCCTCATGAGATGCTGATTTAG